A genomic stretch from Lathyrus oleraceus cultivar Zhongwan6 chromosome 2, CAAS_Psat_ZW6_1.0, whole genome shotgun sequence includes:
- the LOC127120174 gene encoding zinc finger CCCH domain-containing protein 44, with protein MEEPKLETLTTATVTELEANLVGAPTKVVADVDVDVDVDVKMTEKDGCFSARKVVLAVAAADSDVLTKKRARPMVEIPKAAPPPKLKQKQKVKKDDEDVCFICFDGGSLVLCDRRGCPKAYHPACVKRDEAFFRAKAKWNCGWHICSSCQKASHYMCYTCTYSLCKGCIQGADFVCIRGNKGLCGMCKKTIMMIENSAQGNKEMCEVDFDDKSSWEYLFKVYWVYLKADLSLTFDELLRAKNPLTGAAPVVQTSHELYHVNKDDKGSGSENSCIDIESNNLKNKKSKGPSSGDTGVSLPDCASWASKELLEFVSHMRNGDTSLLSQFDVQNLLLEYIKKNNLRDPQQKSQIVCDSRLVNLFGKARLGYIEMLMLLEPHFLVKDNTRAENTLGAGVSDAIANEKEAMENYNKQPILVNDKRGSTSKRDDVPVPQNNQDAYAAINAHNINLIYLRRSLMESLTDDTERIHEKVAGSFVRIRISSGDQKQDMYRLVQVVGTSKVAEPYKIGTRTTDIKLEILNLNRKEVISIDEISNQEFSEDECKRLRQSIKYGLSKRLTVGEILNKALTFHEIRVNDLLEAEKLRLNNLRDRASEKGHRKELKECVEKLQLLSSHEERQRRLHEIPDVHSDPNLDSLYESDEDAGESDGNKQDGNIPIFSRIWDGVLNGVGGRTRDLTTASDPIGNTCLAKKYIDPNETAVDDSASVVIKSEVSSVAVDISSPLPSTGIEQPFDDFMNDKSWHYQDPSSKVQGPFSMLQLYKWNASGHFPPDFRIWRIDEKQANSILLNDALNGKCSKNVPLQHSSLLLSLGASVALGDKESSQDSERNSIQNEISAASRIIEHTIEHKVDDTSTQSNGKDESVRSNGWHDQSHVHPLQQPTVFAEKLNENHTNKFSENHGIEKNPEDNGNHGLDRISDGQNHQKQSDSEDNSGQSSGQSWRHPDVNISSNCLDTTSAHVSETRISPLRLGFDLTRPPSPSTCNTITWQAIIGEPDDFDESVSDLLAEVEAMESLGGLESPTSIMKRSEELTDGSKNLCLSFAELSPILDAGKGDALSSTCDLQLLSQSTVAEEPLQQADVHHHHHQRISGELSSRNSKVDVGSNNICVSSNQWESGSENSSIFPSTETLSMTVDTTWRLGLESSTHLGWGGMDQRNANTSWGVGQTAVNENRSSNSCSSVVTPSFGDSQTRYGSDRFSVPRDRGFPGHGREQGLVRGRNAWNRQPVFGVGNGGSHRPLPKGQRVCKFYESGYCRKGASCDYFHP; from the exons atGGAGGAACCGAAGTTGGAAACACTGACGACCGCGACAGTGACGGAGTTGGAGGCGAATCTAGTGGGAGCTCCTACGAAGGTTGTTGCcgatgttgatgttgatgttgatgttgatgttaAGATGACGGAGAAGGACGGTTGTTTTTCTGCGCGTAAAGTAGTTCTTGCCGTTGCTGCCGCGGATAGTGATGTTTTGACGAAGAAGCGTGCTCGTCCAATGGTGGAAATTCCGAAAGCAGCACCTCCGCCGAAACTGAAGCAAAAGCAGAAGGTGAAGAAAGACGATGAGGATGTTTGTTTTATATGCTTCGATGGTGGAAGTCTAGTTCTCTGCGATCGTCG GGGCTGTCCTAAAGCATATCATCCGGCATGTGTCAAGAGAGATGAGGCGTTCTTCCGTGCAAAAGCCAAATGGAATTGCG GTTGGCATATATGCAGTTCTTGTCAGAAAGCATCACATTATATGTGCTATACTTGTACGTATTCTTTGTGCAAGGGGTGTATACAAGGTGCTGATTTTGTTTGTATTAGAGGGAATAAAGGTTTGTGTGGAATGTGCAAGAAAACTATAATGATGATTGAGAACAGTGCCCAGGGAAATAAGGAAATG TGTGAAGTGGATTTCGATGACAAGAGCAGCTGGGAGTATCTTTTCAAGGTGTATTGGGTATATTTGAAAGCGGATTTATCTTTAACATTTGATGAGCTGCTTCGAGCTAAAAACCCATTGACAGGTGCTGCTCCTGTGGTTCAAACTTCCCATGAACTTTATCATGTTAATAAAGACGACAAAGGTTCTGGTTCTGAGAACTCCTGCATAGACATAGAATcaaataatttgaaaaacaagAAGTCGAAGGGACCTTCAAGTGGTGACACGGGTGTGTCTCTGCCTGATTGTGCGAGTTGGGCATCAAAGGAGCTTCTAGAGTTTGTCTCACATATGAGAAATGGTGATACATCTCTCCTGTCTCAATTTGATGTCCAGAATCTCTTGCTGGAGTATATAAAGAAAAACAATCTGCGTGATCCTCAACAAAAATCCCAAATTGTTTGTGACTCTAGACTAGTAAATTTGTTTGGAAAAGCACGTCTTGGCTACATTGAAATGCTAATGCTCCTTGAACCCCACTTCCTTGTAAAAGACAATACCCGTGCAGAAAATACTCTTGGAGCAGGAGTTAGTGATGCTATTGCTAATGAAAAGGAGGCCATGGAGAATTACAATAAACAGCCGATATTAGTTAACGATAAGAGAGGTTCAACAAGTAAAAGGGATGACGTGCCTGTGCCTCAAAATAATCAAGATGCATATGCTGCAATAAATGCTCACAACATTAACTTGATCTACTTGCGTCGAAGTCTGATGGAGAGTCTGACTGATGATACTGAAAGGATTCACGAGAAGGTTGCCGGTTCTTTTGTGCGGATAAGAATCTCTAGTGGTGATCAGAAACAAGATATGTATAGACTTGTCCAAGTTGTAG GTACAAGCAAGGTTGCTGAACCTTACAAAATTGGCACTAGAACAACTGATATTAAGCTTGAAATTTTAAACTTAAATCGGAAAGAGGTCATATCCATAGATGAGATTTCAAATCAGGAGTTTTCTGAG GATGAATGCAAGCGACTGCGTCAGAGTATAAAGTATGGGCTTTCAAAGAGATTGACAGTG GGAGAGATTCTGAACAAAGCGTTGACATTTCATGAAATTAGAGTTAATGAT TTGTTGGAAGCTGAGAAATTGCGGCTTAATAATCTTCGTGATAGAGCAAGCGAGAAGGGGCACAGAAAAGA GCTTAAAGAATGTGTGGAAAAGTTGCAGCTACTAAGTTCACATGAGGAACGTCAGCGCAGGCTGCATGAAATTCCAGATGTACACTCTGACCCCAATTTGGATTCATTGTATGAGTCTGATGAAGATGCAGGAGAGTCGGATGGCAATAAACAAG ATGGCAATATACctattttttccagaatttgggATGGTGTCTTGAATGGTGTTGGGGGCAGAACACGAGACTTGACCACAGCCAGTGACCCAATTGGAAATACATGCTTAGCAAAGAAGTATATTGACCCTAACGAAACTGCTGTTGATGATAGTGCTAGTGTTGTAATAAAATCAGAAGTGTCTAGTGTTGCAGTGGACATTTCATCTCCACTTCCCTCTACAGGGATTGAGCAGCCATTTGATGATTTTATGAATGATAAATCATGGCATTATCAGGATCCATCTAGTAAGGTTCAAGGACCTTTTTCTATGTTGCAGCTGTATAAGTGGAATGCAAGTGGACATTTCCCTCCAGATTTCAGAATATGGAGGATAGATGAGAAACAAGCAAACTCTATATTGTTAAATGATGCACTTAATGGGAAATGCTCCAAAAATGTGCCATTGCAGCACAGCAGCCTGTTGCTCTCTTTAGGAGCCAGTGTTGCATTGGGTGACAAAGAAAGCAGTCAGGATAGTGAGAGGAATTCAATACAGAATGAAATTTCTGCAGCAAGCCGAATCATAGAACATACGATAGAACATAAAGTGGACGATACTTCTACCCAGTCTAATGGTAAAGATGAATCTGTAAGGAGCAATGGATGGCATGACCAGTCACATGTACACCCTTTGCAACAACCAACCGTGTTTGCTGAGAAACTGAATGAGAATCATACCAACAAATTTAGTGAGAATCATGGGATTGAGAAAAACCCTGAAGATAATGGAAATCATGGCTTGGACAGGATTTCTGATGGTCAGAATCATCAGAAGCAATCAGATAGTGAAGACAACTCAGGGCAATCTTCGGGACAAAGCTGGAGACACCCTGATGTAAATATTTCTTCCAATTGCTTGGATACCACATCTGCTCATGTTTCTGAGACAAGAATATCACCACTTAGACTGGGATTTGATTTGACCCGTCCCCCTTCCCCTTCAACATGTAATACAATTACATGGCAGGCTATTATTGGTGAACCAGATGATTTTGATGAATCAGTTTCAGATCTTTTGGCAGAAGTTGAGGCAATGGAGTCACTTGGTGGCTTGGAATCTCCCACTTCCATTATGAAACGTAGCGAGGAATTAACTGATGGTTCTAAAAATCTTTGTCTCAGTTTTGCAGAGCTTAGCCCAATACTTGATGCAGGTAAGGGTGATGCATTGAGCTCCACATGTGATTTACAGTTACTATCTCAGTCCACAGTAGCAGAGGAGCCATTACAACAAGCTGATgtccatcatcatcatcatcaaagaATTTCAGGGGAGCTTTCCTCAAGAAATTCTAAAGTTGACGTGGGTTCAAACAACATTTGTGTTTCAAGTAATCAATGGGAGTCAGGCTCGGAAAATTCTTCTATTTTTCCATCCACTGAAACATTGAGCATGACCGTAGACACCACTTGGAGACTTGGGTTGGAGAGTAGTACACACTTGGGATGGGGAGGAATGGATCAACGGAATGCAAACACAAGCTGGGGAGTAGGACAGACGGCAGTGAACGAGAACAGAAGTTCAAATTCATGCAGTTCTGTAGTAACTCCAAGCTTTGGGGATAGCCAGACAAGATACGGAAGTGATCGGTTTTCTGTGCCCAGAGATCGGGGTTTTCCAGGTCATGGTAGGGAACAAGGATTAGTTAGAGGCAGAAATGCATGGAACAGGCAACCAGTATTTGGCGTTGGTAATGGAGGATCACACAGACCTCTGCCCAAAGGGCAACGGGTCTGTAAATTTTATGAAAGTGGATACTGTAGAAAGGGGGCATCCTGTGATTACTTCCATCCATGA